tattttaaatacaatttcaaaCTTCTTCACGTCGTCATtatgggttttgtttgtagaatttcgaggaaataataaattttataattttaattatggCTGTAAcacaaaatgtagaaaaagtgAAAGGCTGTGAATTCTTTCTGGAAGCTCTGTATTTCTTGTtgcagaaaatataaaaatgatagctttacctctgactggTACAAGGTTGCTGACAATGGAGACTCTtctccagagtgacttacatttatctcattcatacaactgagttaagggccttgctcaggggacAATGAGTGACAACTTGGtctggctgggatttgaacttcagCCTTCAGCTGTAAAATCCAATcatttaaccactaagctaccacgtCTTATTCATCTTTATTTGCAGCGTCTGCCTTAAAgattcataataaatcatagtacttggatacttaaatacatttgaaggcaaatacttttgtacttttactcaattgTGCAGTCAAtggattcaaatatttaatcatgattaatcaaaactcaattgcacatttttatctgttcttaatgtaccttaaattaatacttttcatgttttttatgcTCTAATCAACTtggccatggacaaatatgtcttaaatattttcttaatagttaaaatgaatttgcatcaACGCACTGAATTTGTGTTAATGTAATGTTATTAGTGCGTTAATTTTATGCATATGTAtaagctatttatttaaaagcataGATATTATAATAGAtgtagcattttcttttttgcctgACTATCATTTCTTTCATCATGTAGTGCGACATCCTCCTGTCGAGCCCTCCAGGTATCTCCGACCTCCCTTCAGACAGCCTGATAAGTTGGGCTTCGATGAGGTGTGTTTCCACTGTGTGCTTTTCAGATCTGCATGAAATACTAACTACAGAACATGTATTGATTGTGTATATGAATTACGCACAGGTGTTCATGATAAACCTGCAGCGGCGGGCTGATCGGCGAGTGCGCATGCTCAGAGCGCTCCGCCTGCAGGGGATCGACTGCAAGATCATGCCTGCTGTCGATGGCAAGTACGTCGCTTTTTTAAGCCGTCTCCAAAACCACAAATTCAGTAGGgcttctgtaaaaaaacaaatacgaGAAGTTTTTGATGTCGCACTGATGTTCATTGACACTATGGATTCTGGAACCTGTGTCCCCCAAAACTTATGTGCCATGCTAGTAGCTAGAAAAAAACATATGGCCGTGTAGATTTGTCGAAACGTGACATGAAACTAATAATCGCATTCATGCTGatttgtgggggaaaaaaacacgcattgattgattgattgattgttaaCTTGCTCAATAGCTAATAGGGATTGTAACCGTGTATTCGAGTGGTTCCAATTTGCATAATCATTAATATTCATACATCATGAAACATGTCATGTCAATTTTAACTGATTGTATTATAATTCTAACGTGTTTCTCAGAGCCATGAACGTGAGCGAGATCCACAGTATGGGGATCCACATGCTTCCAGGCTACAGCGATCCCTACCACGGCCGACCTCTGACCAAAGGAGAGCTTGGCTGCTTCCTGTCTCATTACAACATCTGGAAAGAGGTAAAAAGCTGCtgcacacaaatgtaaaaaataataatttgcacGCGTTACCGATTCGATTAAACGCCGGGGTCTCGATCGACAGATTGCCGAGCGTGGCCTGAAGACCTCCCTGGTGATCGAGGATGATTTGCGGTTCGAGATTTTCTTCAAACGGCGCCTGAAGAACCTGATGAgtgaggtggagagagaggggCTCGACTGGGACCTCATGTGAGTCGAACGACTTTTCAGATGCGATCACAGGCACTTCGTCACGTGTGTGTAAAAGAAgtgtttccttcttttttttccgtcAGTTACATCGGGAGAAAGAGGATGCAGGTGGACCATCCGGAAAAAGCCGTGCCAAACATACACAACCTGGTGGAGGCGGATTATTCGTACTGGACGCTGGGTTATATGATGTCACTGCAAGGAGCCAAAAAGCTGCTGAAGGCTGAACCACTGAAAAAGATGCTGCCTGTGGACGAATTTCTTCCTGTCATGTTCAATAAACATCCTGTGTGAGctttacagcacacacacacacacacacacacacacacacacacaaacctttcaCTGTACCCAGCTCATGGACAGTAAGAATGAGTCATTGGTTTATTTATAAACTAATGACAAAGTTCCTGCATAAGGATTCTGGCTaagaatgaacacacacacacacacactttcgctcacacacacacacacacacacacacacacacacacacacacacaagttttgcTCAGgtactattacatttttttaaaccacagtcTACAGAACTCTATCTTTAAGTCCATAAAGAacgtcagggtttttttttttattttattagcgtAACTAGCTCTGAGGTAAATTTAAACTTGTTTATGCTAGTGTGAGTcatgtctgcatttttttttggaagttttAAAACCTTCATGATCTGTCACACAACCTGACAGGATTTAAGCTACCATTAATAAGCATTGAATtaacatacacaaaataaaaaacaacgaTGACATTAGTGTTACATTCTATTATACGTCCTTATATTCTTCCTATTACAGGTATAGAACGTTACAAATACACGTTAACGCCAAATACAAGCAAATCCAACAAACTACTCGTTTCCCAACAGGTAATTTGTGTAACACTAGTTATCAGGCTAGTATAATCTAACCTCACAGGATTTTAACTAGAAAAAATCACTAGATCTAAACCTTTTTTCACTCATAAAATGTGGAGCATCACTTAAACGCTATCGGAGATGCTAAACATTTCTGCTAGTTTTAGCCAAACTATTAGCATGGACTATCGAGGCAATATTTAAATCCTGTTAGGATTCCACATTCATACATGTTTATAAACTCCAACGCTAGCGTTGACAGCATttcttatttataaatgttcatatttctTACTTTTAACTGTGGCCAGCTGGCTGATATTACATAAgttaacctgacaggatttatGCAGAATTGACttcttattaaaatattttattatatttatggaTGTTAATATGCATGGAAATCTAAGGTGCAAATTTGACAGGATTGTTGAGAGAAATCATTGTACATAAATGTTTATGATGGTAATgtgatattatttttatttgtttgcagaAAACTATTAGACAAAAGCAGACAAAAATGGGGTTTCAGATTCAAGATGGTGGTTTGACTGTCTGAGAGAAATTCTCAGTCATATTTGGATATTTTCAAATGTTCATAATCTTCACACCTAACCCCAGCTACCAGGCACATGATAACCGGATAGGATTTTATCTTCTTAACAAGCATTGACCGAGGATTAACTTTGACTaaactttttttcaaatttcaTGAGAGAAAAgtcatttatataaatgctAGCAGCAAATCTTAGTAGTTTCTGCTACTGTTGTACAGGCCATCCTGTTAGCATGATCCAATGAAACACAATTCCCAAAAGCTTgatttcatatattatatatattaagtgTACACATTTTTCGGTACAGAGCTTTCGATTCGGTACACGTGTACTAAATGCTATCCTTTTTATGTCTGAACATGGCTCAGTTAAAATCcgagtttcctcaggaacgtaAGTGCCAGATCACTTAACATCAGTTTATTTAGTCTTTGTTTGAGGACATTTATTACTATTAAgctttaaaacatacacaacattgCCACggaaaaaaagaatatgatctgttttgcgcatgcatgaacgCGCTAAATAATCCGTAgagctagcgttagccgctaaccatgAAGTGGTTGATCCTGTTCAATTACATTTGTGACAATTGAATTGATTAATCAATttcatcaatataattaaaatcttgattgtaaaatatttgaaggtattattttatatatatatatatatatatatataaaattatacaatatattatatatttatatatgacagGATTTATGTTACTGAGAAATCGCATGTCCACTACAGGTTCAGAAAAATGGTATTTGGTGTTTAAAGACTTGTTCATTTAACAACATTAGCCCTGTAGCTTTCGTGTAAATCATGTTGGCTGTTCAGCTGCATTTGAGTCACGAGAGAATAATTTTTATCCCCAAACCTCAACTAAATCTCAAAATACTCTCTGTTTGCAGCTCAGACTACATGGAGCAGTTTGAGACGCGAGACCTGAAGGCGTTCTCGGCCGAGCCCTTGCTCGTCTTCCCCACTCACTACACGGGCGAGGCAGGTTATATCAGCGACACGGAGACGTCCACCGTGTGGGACAACGACAGCGTGCGCACAGACTGGGACAGAAAACGTTCGCGTAAGACTCACGAACAGGATAAGATCAGCACGGAGGCTCAGAACACGGACGTGCTGCAATCTCCTCTGGACAGCACGGCGAGGGATGAGCTATGAGACACGATCCGTTACAGAGAGGGAGAAGATTCTCCACAGGATCACCTTTTTATTAACTTTACAACACTGTTTGTGCCTTTTGACTGACCAaaagaaagacttttttttcaaGTGTTGGGGGTTTCTTTTCCTAATCCTAAAACTCTGTCACAGTCTCTGTGTCGCTGTCTCTCTAGAAGATCATGTGACCCTGTGATTTAagcactcttttcttttcctgcttATCTGGTCCACTTATTTCAGTCCTACAACTAAATCTTTCAGTGACATGCAAGAGTCGTAGATTCGGTTTATTCGGCACTATTAGGTTCTATTAGTACTATTAGTTATGTTAAGGCAatctttccttctttcatttttttttttgcatgataaatcttttgtttgcttgttttttttttttttttttttgtccatgcgCAGTGGAACAGCATGTTTTGTCttactgtattttatatttcatcacCATCTGTGCAAATTATCATCATAAAAACACTCCATCAATCCCCTCCTGAGAAGAGGTAGTTGTACACGCAGTTGgattttacatgtaaaaaaagatCATGCGTGAAAAAGAATTGTAATTGAAGAAATCGTGTTGAATCGCAATGCTGTGTACCTGATATgccttaaaaaaattttaatgaaacaCCACTGGGTTACAATGTGGCCTTTAACCTGTGTTTTTAGAGctcaaagatttattttatttagaagatTGTAGTCATAGAGGTTATTTCtggtcataataataataataataataataataataatatatatataaaactataaaaaaacacatattgtTGTCCGATCaggtggcagcagcacaataaaataaaatcatacatGTCAAGTGCTTCATTTAATCTTAATTAAATTTCAGAATGAAGAAAAGTCtgatctttaaaataaattttcttGTAAATGGCGAATTTGAGAAACTCTCCATGGCTGTCACACACATCAGTCTCTAAAGATCACAGAAAGTGGTGcgacaaacaaaaaacatccagtgtaAGACAGattatctaatcagccagtcaggtggcagcagcacaataaataaaattatacaaatgtaGGTCAATCACTGCAGTGCATCATTAAAGATCAGAATGAAGATAAGTATGATCCCTGTGACTTTAAGCGTGACATGACTGTTGGTGCTGAATTGGAGGGTTTTACACACAGCAGTCTCCAAAGCTCACAGAATGGTGCGAAAAAcatccagggttttttttttttccgtttctcAGCTATAGAATTTATGGAAATCAGTTCGAATCATGTAACCCTGTGATTCATTCGATTCTCTGATCAGCCAATCaggtggcagcagcacaatgaaaaaataaattgtacaaaTGCCAGTCAGAAGTTTCGGTTCAACTTTATTAAATATCAGAATGAAGAAAGGTCTGATATTCAACCGTAACATAGTTGTTGGTGCCAAATTTGAAAAACTCTCCAGGGGTTTAACACACAGCAGACCCTAAAGGTCACAGAATGGTGCGACAAACTAAAAACATCCAGCGACAGAACCAAACTTTGCTGTGTTGTGCTTTCTGCTCTACACATTCTCACTCCCAACTCGTCACATATATTTACGTGTTCATTGGCGTCACTTTTTGATGCCCTGGGGACCCCTTTGGGCATTTTTTAACTTGCAGGGGTAGTAAAATAATAACTGCATAATGTGTTAAATAGAGAGTGTCGAATCGGGAGCGTGCCCCTTTGTGGCAACGCCTTGGTTGAATTTACAGTATCGTTTCATCTAAAGCTGTAATGACAGTGTGAATGGGCCAAGAAATCTTTTTTCCTGCTCCTACACCAGCACCGTTGTTGCTCACCCTCTCTTTATGGTTAGAGCAGCTTACAATTAAACCGAATGAATCCTGCTGGCACATTTTATGTTGCAGATTCTGtgctgagctgtgtgtgtgtgtgtgtcagcgagTATtacgtgtatgtatgtacatctGCTGAGACACAGGACAATAATATTTGTGCTCTAATAGCAGTTAAGGCTCGGGACAGGATATAACAAAAGAAACCAGTAGATTACTGCATTTGCTTCGTAATGACATACTAGAGGGAGATGGTTTTAAATAGAGTAAAAAGTTCacgtggatttttttttgctttccacTTATCACAATGTCTTTTGTCGTGTGTAGAATTGGTTTCGTGTTGTTCAAAGGGAACTCATGAACGCAGCGTAACGTCTCAGAGTTACCGTTCCCACCACAGCATTAAATGTTTTCCTGTAATGTAACAGCATGTCCCAAATATATTGTATTCCTTAAATACCAATGGAGATTATCAACGAATTCTCATAGTGAAATTTGAGT
This genomic interval from Silurus meridionalis isolate SWU-2019-XX chromosome 22, ASM1480568v1, whole genome shotgun sequence contains the following:
- the colgalt1a gene encoding procollagen galactosyltransferase 1, translating into MFGLVLCFLFLLSITGPVLGYFPEERWSPESPLLAPRVVVALICRNSAHSLPYFLGTIERLNYPKDRIALWVATDHNADNTTYLLRDWLVSVQKLYHYVEWRPKEQPSAYDDEEGPKQWTSDRYAHVMKLHQAALESAREMWADYLLVVDCDNLLVNRDVLWKLIKENKTIVAPMLESRAAYSNFWCGMTAQGYYKRTPAYIPIRKQMRKGCFAVPMVHSTFLIDLRKEASSLLAFHPPHDDYTWAFDDIIVFAFSARMAEVQMFVCNKEVYGFLPVPLRSHNTLQDETDSFLHTVLEVNVRHPPVEPSRYLRPPFRQPDKLGFDEVFMINLQRRADRRVRMLRALRLQGIDCKIMPAVDGKAMNVSEIHSMGIHMLPGYSDPYHGRPLTKGELGCFLSHYNIWKEIAERGLKTSLVIEDDLRFEIFFKRRLKNLMSEVEREGLDWDLIYIGRKRMQVDHPEKAVPNIHNLVEADYSYWTLGYMMSLQGAKKLLKAEPLKKMLPVDEFLPVMFNKHPVSDYMEQFETRDLKAFSAEPLLVFPTHYTGEAGYISDTETSTVWDNDSVRTDWDRKRSRKTHEQDKISTEAQNTDVLQSPLDSTARDEL